In Desulfonatronum sp. SC1, the genomic stretch ATCGTCCGTCTCACGCTTCAGGGCTTCCCGCTCGATCTCCAACTGGAGCACCTTGCGGTTGATCTCGTCCAGTTCCGAGGGCAGAGAGTCGATTTCCGTGCGCAGCATGGCCCCGGCCTCGTCGATCAGGTCAATGGCCTTGTCCGGAAGCTGGCGGTCCGTGATGTAGCGGTGGGAAAGCACCGCGGCCTCGACAATGGCGCTGTCGTTGATCCGCACCCCGTGATGCACCTCGAAGCGTTCCCGCAGGCCCCGCAGGATGGAGATGGTGTCCTCCACGCCGGGCTCGTTCACCAGCACGGGCTGGAAACGACGCTCCAGGGCCGGGTCCTTTTCGATGTGCTTACGGTATTCGTCCAGGGTGGTGGCCCCGATGCAGTGCAGTTCGCCCCGGGCCAGCATGGGCTTGAGCAGGTTGCCGGCGTCCATGGCCCCCTCGGCCTTGCCAGCGCCGACAATGGTGTGGATTTCGTCGATGAAGAGCAGAATCCGGCCCTCGGACTGCTGGATATCCTTGAGCACGGCCTTGAGCCGTTCCTCGAATTCACCCCGGTACTTGGCTCCGGCAATCAGTGCGCCCATGTCCAGGGAGAAGACGGTCTTGCCCTTGAGGCCCTCGGGCACGTCCTGCTTCAGGATGCGCTGGGCCAGGCCCTCCACGATGGCCGTCTTGCCCACCCCCGCCTCGCCCACCAGGACAGGGTTGTTCTTTGTCCGCCGGGACAGCACCCGGATGCAGCGGCGAATTTCCTGATCCCGACCGATGACCGGGTCCAGCTTGCCCTTGCGGGCCTCCTCCACCAGATCGCGACCGTACTTTTGCAGAGCCTCGTAGGTGTCTTCCGGGTTGGCCGAGGTGACCCGCTGGTTGCCGCGGACTTCGGTGAGCACGGCCAGGATGCGGTCCGGGGTCAGGCCGAACTGTTTGTTCACCCGCCCGGCGGCCGTGGAGGAGGGCTCCTCCAGGATGGCCAGCAGGACGTGCTCCACGCTGACGTATTCGTCCTGCATCTTTTTGGCCATTTGCTGAGCCTTGAGCAAAACGCCGTTCAGACGCGGGGTCACCACCACTTGACCGGGCTGGGCCCCGGGGCCGCTGATTTTGGGCAGCTTGCCGATCTCGCTTTCCAGGGCTTGCATGTAATTCTGCGGCTTGACTCCGGCTCGATCCAGTAAGCGGGGCGCCAGGCCGTTCTCCTGGCTGACCAGGGCCAGGAGCAGATGCTCCACGTCGATTTGCTGATGCCCGAAACGAATGGCCGCGGCCTGGGCCTCGGCCAGGGCTTCCTGGGATTTCTGGGTGAATTTGTTCATGTCCATATGCGGTTCCTCCTTGGAGGTGGAATGGTGCGATGGGAGTTATGGGACGTATGAGAATGATGGGGGCATGGGAGTTACAGCAAACGCCGCAGGTCGCGGACTTGCAACTCCAGGTCTTCGATGCGTTCCAGGAGGTCGATGATGATGGTTCCGGCCAAGGCGGGCAGTTCGAAGTCGGTGCAGATTCGCTCCAGCTTGCTAACCTTGTACACGTCCCGGGGATGGAACAGGTAGCAGTCTTCCTGGGTCCTGTTCGGGCAGAGCCAGCCCAACTCGACCAGCTCGCCCAGTCTGGTCGGGTGGATTCCGGTCAGTTCGATGAACCGGGACCAGATCACCAGTTCCGACGTCGCGGGCAGTTCCTCAGTCAGTATTTTGATGCTCAGTGCCATGGATTATTGCTCCCTGTGAATTGATCAGCCGTCATGCCGGGGCTGAAACGTGGACGTCCGGGCCAGTTGTTCCCACAATTCGCGCTCCTGGTCGGTGGGCTTTTCCGGGACCGCGATCATCACGCGGATCAGCTGATCGCCCTGCTGGTCGCCCTTGCCCAGGCCCTTGCCGCGCAGGCGCAGCTTCCTGCCGCTGCCGGTCCCGGCCGGGATGTTCATTTCCACGGCTCCGGCCAGGGTTGGAACCCGGACTTTGGTTCCCAAAGCCGCTTCCCAGGGCGTCAGGGGCAGATCGTAGATGATGGAGTTGCCCTCCAACTTGAATTTGGGGTGCGGGGCGACCCTGATCTTCAGGTACAGATCCCCGCTGGGACCACCGCGCATGCCGGGCGAGCCCTGCCCGGCCAGCCGGATACGGGATCCGTTCTTGATCCCGGCCGGGATGTTCACCTGCAGGGACTTGGTTTCCATGCGCGGCATTCCGTCCGGGCCCATCACCTGCTCCTGAAAGGAAATGGTCCGGCTGCCCCCGGTAAAGGCGTCTTCCAGGGGCAGTTCCATGCCCACCTCCACGTCCCGGCCCTTGGTCTGCCGGGGACCGAATCCTCCGGAACCGAAGGGGTCGCCTTGGTAGCTTTGTTCTCCGCGAAACTGGCCGCCGAAGATGGTCTCGAAAAAGTCGCTGAACCCGCCGAAGCCGCCTTCGAATTGCGGACCGCCAGAAGGGCCACCGGACGAATACGAACGGAATCGGCTGGAATCAAAGCCCGGAGGCGGTTGAAAATTCTGGCCGTGCTGCCAGTTCGGGCCCAGGGAGTCGTACAGCTTCCGCTTCTCCGGGTCCTTGAGCACTTCGTAGGCCTCGTTGATTTCCTTGAACTTCTTCTCCGCTTCGGGGTTGTCCGGATTCAGATCCGGGTGGTACTTCCGGGCCATCTTCTTGAATGCCTTGGAAAGCTCGTCCTGGGACGCGGTCTTGGATACGTCCAGGAGTTGGTAATAGTCTTTGAAGGAAACGCTCATGGTCGATTATTCTCCTTGCGCAAGATCAACGTGGCAAGATGTGGAAATGAATGCCCAAGATAGGGAGGAAACACTGGCTGTCAAGTTTTTGACTTGAAATGGATCAGGCGACACTCTGGACATTGCATGGAAAGAGCATACCTGATGCGCTGCACGAGGAAAAGCGGGCGAAAGGAACAAAGCGCCTTGCGGTCTCTGGCAGGTTCGGCTAGAGATGCCGGATTCAACTTCGGAGGAAACCGAATCGTTATGTTCATCAGATGTCTGCTGGTCCTTATCGGGCTGCTCGTCATACCGTCCACCGCTTGGGCCTGGGGGCCGCTGACCCACATCTACGTGGCCAGCGAACTGTTCGCCTACGCCTCGATCATCCCATCCGCCATATTTGGGCTGTTGACGAAATATCGTCAAGACTTTTTATACGGCAACCTGATGGCGGACATGATTCTGGGCAAGAGCTACCTGCCCGAGGACAAGAGCCCGCACAGCTGGACCACGGGAATGCGGTTTCTGGATCAGGCCCAAAACGACTCGGAAAAGGCCTTTGCCTACGGCTATCTCTGTCACTTGGCCGCCGACACCGTGGCCCACGGGATTCTGGTGGAGGAACAGCAGGAACAGTCCCATGCCTGGCTGGAGATGCAGGCCGACGCCATGATTCACCGTGCCTACTGGTTGCAGTCCGTGAGCTTCAGCCGGGCCGTGCAGCGGCGCAACGACCGTTTCCTGGAAAGCTCCCTGGACAGCTATATCTTTTCGTTCAAGACCAATAGAAAAATCTACAAAAGCCTCGTCTTCCTCTCCCTGCTCAACGTCCGCCGCAAAATTCGAGTGGACAAGGAGTACATCCACGAACTTCACGACCATTCCCTGGCCCGGATGATCAGCCTGCTTCGAGACGGCGAAAAATCTCTGGTGCTCCAGGAAAACCCCATGGCCGTCAAACACTGATCGGCGGTCCCTTTCCCTTTTTCCGGCCTTCCGAAAAGCCCGCGCTCCACATGGGGCGGATGATCAGCGATGAGCTCCGCCCGGTCTCGGGTACCATTTTCGCGTGCGCATAGCGCACCGTCTCTCCCACCTGTCCTTCTCTACGGACCGGTCTTCCCCCTCGCCACCCTGGCTTCAATGATGGCTTCAAAATCACGCACCGTGCGGTCGGGCATGGTTGCCTCCATATCTTTATGAGCTATTGGGCGTGACTTGTCTTCTCATTGCTCCACGTGTTACGCGTGTGGCACGTATTTACGTGACAAAAGGAGGTTGCTGATGAAACAGAATATTACGCTGGCCCTGGAAAAGGATTTGTTGTCTGAATTGAAAGTCCTCGCCGCCCGGAAATCCATGTCCATCAGCGGGATGCTCAGCAGCCAACTCAGGGAAATCGTGGAGCAGGAAAAGCAATACGAGCAGTGCAAAAACAGGGCGCTGGCCTCCCTGCGCCAAGGCTACCACTTTGGCGGACGTCCCGCTTCAAGGGAAGAGCTCCATGCCCGGTAAGCGGTTCCTAGATACCAACATCCTGATCTACGCCCACGATCTGGACGCGGGACGGCGTCATGACGTGGCCGCCTCGCTTGTAGCGGAACTTTGGGAAACCGGGCAGGGTGTGCTCAGCATCCAGGTTTTGCAGGAGTTCTATGTCAACATCACCCGGAAAATCCCACAGCCCTTGACGCCCTCCATTGCCCGCGGGCTCATTGAAAATTATTGCGCCTGGGAGGTCATGACACCGGAAGTCCAGGACGTGCTCCGCGCATCCGAGGTCCAAGAAAGAAACAGCCTCTCGTTCTGGGATGCCATGATCATCGTTTCCGCTTCCAAGGCCGGAGCCGATATCGTCATCAGCGAAGATCTCAATGCCGGGCAATGCATTGAAGGAGTGCTCGTCCGCAATCCCTTCGTCAGCCAAAACAAGACATGATCGCCCCGTAACCCAGCCAAGGGCGCATTTGGCTGGGTTACAGGGCGATTCGGCGTGCATTCGATCTTCAGCTTTGCACCCCCGGCCTCGCCCCCAGGCACTGCTCCATGACGTGGAGCGCGGTTCAGGTGGGGCATTCCTGGCCGCAACAGCCTTCCAGAAAACCGCTGTACATGTAGAAGACACGCTGTTCCCGGGCCAGACGGGCCGGGTCCAGGTCGGGGGCCGGATGTTCGGCCAGGAGATTTTGCAGTTCCTCCCAGGAGGGGATGGCGACGAAACCGTCGGCCAGAACCTTGCCGCTGGCGGCGCTCAGGAGCTTGGCGTCCTTGCTGTCCGTGACAATGACCAGGGGAGCCGGGCCGTCAGGCAACAGCCTGGCTGCGTACATCGCCTCCCGGGTGTAGGTCTCCGGGGTGCCGGAGCAGAAGAGCAGGGCGAGAGCCGGGCGGCCTTGCCCGTCGCGAACCAGGATGTCCACATTGCGGGAGAAGGGTTTGTCGTCCACGTGGAACTGAATGGCAACGCGCGGGGAAAGGTTGTCCTTGGGGTAGCCTTTTTCCTCCACCAGTAGCCGGGCCAAGCCCTGGCGCAGATCCTCGTAGGTAGTCATTTCCAGGTTTTCGCCGGTCAAGTAGTCCTGAATGCTTTGATCAAGGCTGACTTCGTGCACGGAGTGCTCCTTGTACAGGTTTGGATCAAAATGGGTTTTCTCGGGGTTTCCCCGTGGTTTCCTCGGTTCCGCCGGGCGGAACGGTCGTTTCGGCTTGAAGCGAGCCGCCCTGGCCGGACAATAAATGAAAAAACGACTGGACGAACCGACCTGAAACCACGTCCACCAGGGGGAATCTCACCCGGGGGCGCTTGCAGAAGTCGCCGGTCAGGGCCAGGAACAGCCCTTGAGAAAGCTGTTCGGTGCGGGATTGCAGCGCCTTCAGAAAGACCTCGTTCTCCGGCACGGAGGGCAGGCCGTCCAGGCGGCAGGCCAGGGGGCGCGACGGATAGACCAGACAGCGGCCTTCGCTCAGCAACGGGCAAAACAAGCCGACCTCGGCGAACCGTGGCGGCAGGTCTTCCTCCCGTGTCTCCCGGCGCAAGGCCCGAATGGAGCGGGTGGTTTCCACGGAGCGCTCAATGGCCGCCAAACGGTCAGCGCTGCGCAACTTGCGGTTCAGGTGGTGGGTCAGGTAGGCGGCTTCGATCAGACTGACCTCCAGGTGCCGGGTGCAGCAGCGGATATGGTCCAGGCCGCAAAATTCCGGATTCGGAACCTGCCTTTCAACCCGCTGGTTCGCTTCGCTCAGCAGCAGTTCGTGGTCCGTGAAGAACGGACCCAGGTCTACAAGTGTCTTCCACTCCAGGGAGGGTTCCCGGATGGTCAGCCGGCCTTCCTTCTTGCCGATCTTGCGCACCAGCCACCATTGATCGAAATTGGCCGGCTGGGAGCGCAGCTTCTTGAGCTTCTGCTTGACCAGCTTGCTGCCCAGCCCCCGCCGCAGGAGATAGGCCGAGATGACCGTTCCGGTCCGCCCGATGCCGTGACGGCAATGAACGTAGACCTTCTTGCCCAGGTAGATGGCCTCGTCCAGCCAGGCCAGGGCTTCTTCCAGGGCTTGGAGTTGGGGCGTTTCCTCGTCTTCCACCGGGAGGTAGTGGACCTCAAAGCCCTGGCTGGATTCGATGTCGTGCAGGTCGCAGTACTCGGCGCAGAGGTTCAGAATGGCGTCCACACCCTCGGTCCGGAGATGGTCCAGGTGGTCGTAGGACATGGGAGCCGGTCCGGTGGCCAGGTTTGGGGTGACCCAGTAGACGGGATATGTTCCTGTGTCGCTCATGATTGCTCCTCGGCCGGACGCCATTTGCCCTGCATTTCCTCGGCCAGACGCAACGCATGTTCGCGGCTTTCCAGGGCCATGTCCAGCAGCGGGGTGCGGCCCAGGAGATATCCCAGGACGTTCAGCCGCAGTTCGGTACGCAGTTTGTCCTGGCGGGCGCACTTGGCCTCCAACAGGTCTTCCCGGATCCGAACCTGGAAGTCGAAGGATTGGAGCACGGTCTGGATCATCTCCAGGCGCCAGCTTTTTTTTTCGTCGATCCCACCTCCGCCCTTGAACCGGAACTGAATGTAGTTCTCCTCGGCCCGTTCACCGGCCAGGCAGTCCAGCACGGCGAAGTGATATCCGAAACGCAGCAGCAGATGGGCGTAGTGGCTGGCCAGCAGGGCATAGCTGCTCAGGAGGGAGGACTTGAGGCTGAAGATGCCCCCGCTGACTTGGTCGAAGCGCTCCCAGTCCAGATGCAGCAGTCCCTCGGACCAGGCAACGTCTTTGTCCGTCAGGCCGGCCCATACGGCCAGCATCGGCCCGCTACGAACGTGCTCCATGGTCAGGGCGCGCTCGTTTTCGGCCCCGGCGCGAAGCCCGTCGCCCAGGTCCAGGACGTGCATGACGATGGGGATATCGCTCTCCAACGGCTTGGCCCGCCGCATGCCCCGGCCCTTGATGTCCATCAGGGAGAACATTTCCCGTGTACCGTGCTCGTGGACGAGGCGGACCACGTCGTGCACGCTTTGGCAATGATCCGGGGAGAAGGTATCGGCCTCCGGATCGGTCAGGTTCAGGGACGCGATCAGCTTGAGCAGCGGAGTCATTCGCCGCTGGAAGGGCGTGGGCGGTTTGGCCCGCTGCCTTTGTTGCCATTGAAGCAATTCCTGGAGCTCGCCGTCGTAGACCACGCCGCGGTGGGCGTCCATGGTCACCAGGCGGTCCTGTTCCAGGGCCGCGGCCCCGCTTCCGATGCCCACGATCACCGGCAGGCCGAATTCCCGGGCCACGGAGGCGAAATGGCTGGCCTTGCCGCCCTGCTCGGCGATCACGCCGGCTGCCTTGTGAACGATCTGGACCAGGGAGGGCGGGATGCCCGGAGCAAGGACCACGGCCCCCTGGGGCACGGCGTCCAGGTCCGCTTCCGAAGTGATGCGGTGTATCCGGCCCGAAGCGACCCCGATGCTGGCCGGAGTGCCCACGTCCAGGATCGAGGCCACGTGGTCCGAGGGCTGGGGGGTGGCGCGGTCCGCCTCGTCCATGCTTTCCGACGGAACGCTGCCGTTGTCTTCCCCTGGGGCTGTGACGTGGATCGGACGGGATTGAAGGATCATCAGATTGCCGGCATGGTCCTGGGCCCATTCGATGTCCTGGGGGCGGCCGAAGGCCTGCTCCAGTTCCAAGCCCCACCGGGCCAGGGTCGTGGCGGAGGCGTCGTCCAGGCAGAGTTCGTCGCGCAAGGTGGGCAGGGGGCGATCGTCCTGTTCCGGGGCGGCCTGTTTGGCCAGAAAATGGGTGGGGTCCCGGCGGGAGACCAAAAAAGTGTCCGGCACCGCGCTGCCGTCCACCAAGCGGCTGCCAGCTCCGGTTACGGCGGAGATCACTAGGCAGGCGCCTTTGCACAGATCCAGCGGGTCGCGGCTGTAGACCACCCCGCTGGTTTTGGCTTCGATCATCGGCAGGACCAGCGCGGCCATGGCCGTCTGGGCGTCGCTCAGGCCGTAGTGCAGGCGATAGGTCAGGGCCTTGGAAGTGAACTTTCCGGCCAGGACGTCCTTATAGGCGGACCAGAAATCCCGACGGGAGACGTTGAGTCGCGTGGCGTACTGCCCGGCGAAGGAGGCGTCGCCGTCCTCGGCCAGAGCGCTGCTGCGCACGGCGAACAACGGCTCCGCGGCCTGTCGGTCGGCGGTGTTTCCGGGTTCATCCTTGGCCATGGCTTCGAGCTGGCCCAGGGACGCGTCGACCTCCTCGGCCATGTCGTCGGGAACAACACCCTCAAGAATGGCTTTCCGGATCAGGGCCGCCGTACGTTCCAAGCGCTCGGGCCGCCGGAAGTCCAGGGTCAGGAGCTTCTTGCGCACCATCTCCCGCAGTCCGTTGGCCTGCAGAAAACGCTGGTAGGCGTTGGTGGTGATGACCAGGGCCGGGGGCACCGGGATTTCAGTCCGAGCAATGATTTGGGTCAGCCCTTGGGCCTTGCCGCCCATGACTTCGCGGGCGCTCTCCGTAGCGGAGCCTTTTTCGAGGTGCAGCACGTATGGCCTTTCCGGTCGCCAGTGTTCCTGGCCGAGCAAGGCCTCGATCTCTCCGCGGATGCGCCCGCAAGCCGGGGCAAGGGCCGGGTAGCCGTCCGGAGCCATGCGTTGGAGCCGGTCCGCCAAGCGGTCCATGGAGTCCAGGAGGTGACGCGCCAGCAGTTCCACCCGGGACCAGTCCACCAGGATCGGTTCCCGGCCGATCTCTTCCAGCCGGGTGATGGCTTTCAGGCAAAGCTTGTCTTCATGCAGCAGCTCCCGAAACAGGCCGAACTGGCGGCGAACCGCCTCATCCGGGGTGAAGACCCGTTCGGCCCAGCGCTTGATGGATGCAAGAGCCATGGCGTTTTCCCTTTCGTCATCCCTTGGCCAGAATTTCGGCGGTCTTCTCTTCCAGTTCGTCGATGTCGATGGGTTTGACGCAGTATTCGTCCGCTCCCAGCTGCAAGGCCTCTTTGGCCGTTTCCAGAGTGGGGTAGCCGGTGAGCATCATCACCCGGATTCTTGGGTTGATTTTTTTCAGTTCTTCCAGGACTTCCACGCCGCTCATCTTCTTCAGCTTGATGTCCAGAATGGCCATGTCCACCGGGTGTTTGCGGGCATACTCGAAGGCCGGTTCCTCGTCGCTGAACACGTGGACCTGATGGCCCTTGCGGGTCAGAATGCGGCGCAGCATCATGCCCACGTCCAGGACGTCGTCCAAAACCAGAATATCGGCCATCACGCCTCCTTTTTGGGAATTTCAATGCATTCGTCCGGGGGGAGTTCGTTGCCTTCCAGCGGCAGTTCCACGAAAAAAACCGTTCCCGGTCCGGGTTTTTTGGAGCAGGCAGGGGAAACGTCCACATACTCGCTGGGTACCGGGCTGATGGCGCTGATGCGTCCGCCATGGTCCTTGATGATGCCGAAAGTCACGGATAGCCCCAGCCCTGTTCCCTTGTCCACGGGTTTGGTGGTGAAAAAAGGCTCGAATATTTTGTCCAGGTCGTCTTCGGCCACTCCGCCTCCGGTATCGGCCACGGCTACCACCAGCCGACGTCGATGGGCGCAGAGTTTGGAGGTGACGGAAATGCAACCGTCATCGCCGATGGCATCCGCGGCGTTGTTGTACAGGTTGATCCAGACCTGCTTCAGTCGCTCCTTGTCCCCGGAAATGGGCGGAATCCTGTCATCCAGGTGCAGGTTGATGATGATCCGGTTCTGTCGAAAGATATGCTCCACCAGCTCGGCCACTTCCCGCAGCGAGTCGTTGATATCCATGGGCAGGGCGGCTTGTTCCGTGGTCCGAGAGAAGCTGAGGAGGTCGGCCACGATCTTGCGGCAGACCTGGGCCTGTTTCTCGATGATCCCAATGTCCTGGGCCACTGGGTCGTCCGCGGGAAAGTCCTTGAGCAGCAATTGGGAATAACCGAGGATGATGCTCAGCGGGGTGTTGATTTCGTGGGCCACTCCTCCGGCCAGTCGTCCCAGATCCTCCATCTTCTGGGAATGGATCAGTTTTTCCTGATACTGCTTGACCACCGTGATGTCCCGGGCCGTGGTAAGCAGCCCGATGATTCTGTCGTTCTCCACCACCGGAACCTTGACCACGTGATGCCACTTCTTGCCTTTGCCTCCTCGGGTCATGATTTCCTTGGACAAGGGGCGACTGGTGAGCAGGATCTGCATGTCCTCATGGTAATTGCGATCCGCCTGCTCGTCGCTGTAAATGTCGAAATCCGTGCCGTCGATGATTTCTTCCTCCTCCCGGCCCACGTGCCGACAAAAGGCCTTGTTCACGGCCAGATAGGCCAGTTCTTCGTCCTGGAGGGCGACCAGGTCCGGGGTAACGTCCAAGATGGTGTTCAAGAGCTGCTTTTGTCGGGCCAGGTTGCGCTCGGAACGGCGCAGTTCCTCGATATGGTTCTTCAAGGTAAGAGCCATGAAGTCGAAGGATTCGGCCAGGCTCTGGATCTCGTCACCAGAGTTGCGGCGGTAGACCGGACAGTTCCGGCAGTCGTCGAGTTTTTCCGGAAAGCTGCCCGCGGAGCAGTCCGGACAGAAGGTTCCGGCGAGGTACCAGCAGCGGCGCAGGCGGTCCTCGTGGGCCGGGCAGCGTTTTTCCTTACAGTTCATGATTTCCCAGCAGTTCCTGTCCGGGGCGGGGCTGATCTGAACGTCCAGGTTGCTTTTGACGACCTGTTCCGCGGAGTGGCGCAAAGCATTGATCCGTCTGGTCACGGTGCGGGCAAAGAAGGTGCTGCCGATCAGGGCTAAAAGGGTCGCCCCGGCGGTGGCGGCCAGGTTGATCCACATTAGACGGTCGATGGCCGTCTTGATGGTGGAGTGGGACAGGGCGATGCGCACCGTTCCTAGCCGGGTGCTCCCAACCATCACCGGAGCGGCGAAGTCATACAGCCGTTCTCGTCCGGTATCCAAAAAGCGCATTCCAAAGGGTTGATGATCCTCTACCTGGTTGACCTGGAGCAGGGCCACGGGGAATCCGTCGCGAAAGGTGTGGGCCATGACCTGGCCGTGGCGGTCCACGATGAAGGCATAGACCAAGTCCTTGCGGTCGCCCTGGTCCACCATCTCGGTCACCAGGTTGGTCAGCCGGAGGAAGTTCATGGACAGGATGGATTCCGCGGAGCGGGCCGAAAGGTTCACGGAGAGCACCTCGCCCCGGAGCAAGGCTTCTCGGAGCACGGCCCGGGAACTGACCGCGTAGTTGATGGCCCCAAGTAGCAGGCCGAAGCAGACGATGATCAGGGCCAGTCCGAGATTGATCTTGGTCTGGAAGGAAAGGCGGGAAAGGTACTGGAGAGCGGCGCGCATAGCTGAGTGTTGGAAAAGTCCTTTGTTGGCGGCTATTCCAATCCGGCCCGGCGGACCAGATCGCGCACGGCGTCGAGATCCTCGGGGCTGGCGGGAAGAATGGCGCGCATGGCCGCGCTTTCCAGGATCAAGCGGTGTTCCGGATTGGAGATGTCCAGGGCGAACATGGCCTCCTTGACATCCCGGATCACTTCCTCGGCTAATCCGGCCCGTGCCGCGAAGCTCCAGCCTGGATAGCGCGGCGTGCGGGCCAGAATTTTGATCTGACCCAGATCGATTTTGTCTTCCAACAATTCCAGCGCACCCT encodes the following:
- a CDS encoding ATP-binding protein yields the protein MRAALQYLSRLSFQTKINLGLALIIVCFGLLLGAINYAVSSRAVLREALLRGEVLSVNLSARSAESILSMNFLRLTNLVTEMVDQGDRKDLVYAFIVDRHGQVMAHTFRDGFPVALLQVNQVEDHQPFGMRFLDTGRERLYDFAAPVMVGSTRLGTVRIALSHSTIKTAIDRLMWINLAATAGATLLALIGSTFFARTVTRRINALRHSAEQVVKSNLDVQISPAPDRNCWEIMNCKEKRCPAHEDRLRRCWYLAGTFCPDCSAGSFPEKLDDCRNCPVYRRNSGDEIQSLAESFDFMALTLKNHIEELRRSERNLARQKQLLNTILDVTPDLVALQDEELAYLAVNKAFCRHVGREEEEIIDGTDFDIYSDEQADRNYHEDMQILLTSRPLSKEIMTRGGKGKKWHHVVKVPVVENDRIIGLLTTARDITVVKQYQEKLIHSQKMEDLGRLAGGVAHEINTPLSIILGYSQLLLKDFPADDPVAQDIGIIEKQAQVCRKIVADLLSFSRTTEQAALPMDINDSLREVAELVEHIFRQNRIIINLHLDDRIPPISGDKERLKQVWINLYNNAADAIGDDGCISVTSKLCAHRRRLVVAVADTGGGVAEDDLDKIFEPFFTTKPVDKGTGLGLSVTFGIIKDHGGRISAISPVPSEYVDVSPACSKKPGPGTVFFVELPLEGNELPPDECIEIPKKEA